In one window of Scylla paramamosain isolate STU-SP2022 chromosome 36, ASM3559412v1, whole genome shotgun sequence DNA:
- the LOC135091059 gene encoding uncharacterized protein LOC135091059 isoform X1, producing MSQEVMNMPRSHITQYLLVTVVMAVVVRGAQDLTHPHTYDSCANPNYGAALHSQWDRIPANFTVKSSCLRVVIDELCKNNFPDVTPDDIGKDKDFNRGILNCQGANCSIECIHQTYCNKKPDMEMPTESVAQEEVGFLQQTFNALPKCNRYLKGLNQTVFVKDAGYSCWGKLQCICGMCCESNTQNCFTNRRQTLTPRFHHYHHRHPLLRPPLFPPALPPPPLALRNKLRALLRLLPRLNLSNTKRMTVMRRMLDQTYKDLQAHLRSQPTWGKFPSRPSIPGHGTRAKPRVVAYARPGRQ from the exons at GTCCCAAGAGGTGATGAATATGCCACGATCACACATCACTCAGTACCTcctggtgacggtggtgatggcagtggtggtgaggggagcaCAGGACCtgactcacccacacacatacgACTCCTGCGCGAACCCTAACTACGGGGCCGCCTTACACAGCCAGTGGGACAGAATACCAGCGAACTTCACCGTCAAGAGCAGCTGTCTAAGggttgttattgatgagttGTGTAAGAATAACTTCCCCGACGTGACCCCTGATGATATTGGCAAGGACA AAGACTTCAACCGCGGGATTCTGAACTGCCAGGGCGCTAACTGCAGTATTGAGTGTATTCACCAAACCTACTGCAACAAGAAGCCAGATATGGAGATGCCGACAGAGAGTGTGGCACAGGAGGAGGTGGGGTTCCTGCAGCAGACCTTCAACGCCTTGCCAAAGTGTAACAG GTACCTGAAGGGCCTGAACCAGACAGTCTTCGTGAAGGACGCGGGGTATTCCTGCTGGGGGAAGTTACAGTGCATTTGTGGCATGTGTTGTGAGTCAAACACCCAG AACTGCTTCACTAACAGGAGGCAAACATTAACACCACgcttccaccactaccaccaccgccacccactcctccgcccccctctgttccctcctgcacttccaccacctccactcgcCCTCAGGAACAAACTGCGGGCTCTTCTCAGGCTTCTTCCGAGGCTTAATTTGTCTAACACTAAAAGG ATGACAGTAATGCGGAGAATGCTGGACCAGACATACAAAGATTTACAGGCGCACCTCCGCTCCCAACCCACCtggggaaag tTCCCGAGCAGACCTTCCATTCCGGGCCACGGGACGAGAGCAAAGCCCAGAGTGGTGGCGTACGCGAGGCCAGGTCGACAGTAA
- the LOC135091059 gene encoding uncharacterized protein LOC135091059 isoform X2, which translates to MSQEVMNMPRSHITQYLLVTVVMAVVVRGAQDLTHPHTYDSCANPNYGAALHSQWDRIPANFTVKSSCLRVVIDELCKNNFPDVTPDDIGKDNFNRGILNCQGANCSIECIHQTYCNKKPDMEMPTESVAQEEVGFLQQTFNALPKCNRYLKGLNQTVFVKDAGYSCWGKLQCICGMCCESNTQNCFTNRRQTLTPRFHHYHHRHPLLRPPLFPPALPPPPLALRNKLRALLRLLPRLNLSNTKRMTVMRRMLDQTYKDLQAHLRSQPTWGKFPSRPSIPGHGTRAKPRVVAYARPGRQ; encoded by the exons at GTCCCAAGAGGTGATGAATATGCCACGATCACACATCACTCAGTACCTcctggtgacggtggtgatggcagtggtggtgaggggagcaCAGGACCtgactcacccacacacatacgACTCCTGCGCGAACCCTAACTACGGGGCCGCCTTACACAGCCAGTGGGACAGAATACCAGCGAACTTCACCGTCAAGAGCAGCTGTCTAAGggttgttattgatgagttGTGTAAGAATAACTTCCCCGACGTGACCCCTGATGATATTGGCAAGGACA ACTTCAACCGCGGGATTCTGAACTGCCAGGGCGCTAACTGCAGTATTGAGTGTATTCACCAAACCTACTGCAACAAGAAGCCAGATATGGAGATGCCGACAGAGAGTGTGGCACAGGAGGAGGTGGGGTTCCTGCAGCAGACCTTCAACGCCTTGCCAAAGTGTAACAG GTACCTGAAGGGCCTGAACCAGACAGTCTTCGTGAAGGACGCGGGGTATTCCTGCTGGGGGAAGTTACAGTGCATTTGTGGCATGTGTTGTGAGTCAAACACCCAG AACTGCTTCACTAACAGGAGGCAAACATTAACACCACgcttccaccactaccaccaccgccacccactcctccgcccccctctgttccctcctgcacttccaccacctccactcgcCCTCAGGAACAAACTGCGGGCTCTTCTCAGGCTTCTTCCGAGGCTTAATTTGTCTAACACTAAAAGG ATGACAGTAATGCGGAGAATGCTGGACCAGACATACAAAGATTTACAGGCGCACCTCCGCTCCCAACCCACCtggggaaag tTCCCGAGCAGACCTTCCATTCCGGGCCACGGGACGAGAGCAAAGCCCAGAGTGGTGGCGTACGCGAGGCCAGGTCGACAGTAA
- the LOC135091059 gene encoding uncharacterized protein LOC135091059 isoform X3, with the protein MSQEVMNMPRSHITQYLLVTVVMAVVVRGAQDLTHPHTYDSCANPNYGAALHSQWDRIPANFTVKSSCLRVVIDELCKNNFPDVTPDDIGKDKDFNRGILNCQGANCSIECIHQTYCNKKPDMEMPTESVAQEEVGFLQQTFNALPKCNRYLKGLNQTVFVKDAGYSCWGKLQCICGMCCESNTQMTVMRRMLDQTYKDLQAHLRSQPTWGKFPSRPSIPGHGTRAKPRVVAYARPGRQ; encoded by the exons at GTCCCAAGAGGTGATGAATATGCCACGATCACACATCACTCAGTACCTcctggtgacggtggtgatggcagtggtggtgaggggagcaCAGGACCtgactcacccacacacatacgACTCCTGCGCGAACCCTAACTACGGGGCCGCCTTACACAGCCAGTGGGACAGAATACCAGCGAACTTCACCGTCAAGAGCAGCTGTCTAAGggttgttattgatgagttGTGTAAGAATAACTTCCCCGACGTGACCCCTGATGATATTGGCAAGGACA AAGACTTCAACCGCGGGATTCTGAACTGCCAGGGCGCTAACTGCAGTATTGAGTGTATTCACCAAACCTACTGCAACAAGAAGCCAGATATGGAGATGCCGACAGAGAGTGTGGCACAGGAGGAGGTGGGGTTCCTGCAGCAGACCTTCAACGCCTTGCCAAAGTGTAACAG GTACCTGAAGGGCCTGAACCAGACAGTCTTCGTGAAGGACGCGGGGTATTCCTGCTGGGGGAAGTTACAGTGCATTTGTGGCATGTGTTGTGAGTCAAACACCCAG ATGACAGTAATGCGGAGAATGCTGGACCAGACATACAAAGATTTACAGGCGCACCTCCGCTCCCAACCCACCtggggaaag tTCCCGAGCAGACCTTCCATTCCGGGCCACGGGACGAGAGCAAAGCCCAGAGTGGTGGCGTACGCGAGGCCAGGTCGACAGTAA
- the LOC135091054 gene encoding uncharacterized protein LOC135091054 — translation MYGVLGALEGKQTLRFRQVEKKKRPSRARRCCRKFSVWCRNWCNKTNKTLLVLGATLGLPAFYMTLWLLLSPGLSTLAAHFHPASCTVASSVVLEGINNCSWSSCRQGCTLSELYLCWQVFVFVQVLYENQSSPARRRRDVEDVRPLPVPVTPVPGNSVSPVTPVSVNPVSLPTPVDIVSPITPVTSASPITPVNSVKSISSVSVTPVISSSSATPVSFTSPVPDSAPVPSLSLMKNQSREQVKKGEGTVLSVTSDSLMRNQSEKQVKDGGDKLTLSPVTSPPPKKNQSRGEQVKRSENSTISPDSFTKKQSKEQVKEKGEDRLTSSPVTLPPPKKNQSREEQVNGNKDNLTPSPVSSRVSPPVLPSATPTTLSKSTTTVSTLTTPVTPSTPSTFTPQSQEPQTNTKEPDDDLNPDEMGFLLPKGPGSLTRLRINVEGCGYDSCDTWWQQYGRLGSTYTCYLSADGSIAVPEVDLEEAKTKVVLGMLPLVLMTVAVVVLYVFYWPKKSNRRKDNPKKVQEVKWEQARHLILKQIEKKNKPMQFDPLLVKEALRSNQVAPSTLAVKGGKKR, via the coding sequence atgtacgGGGTCCTGGGAGCACTGGAAGGGAAGCAAACACTCAGATTCCGacaggtggagaagaagaagcgaCCCTCACGAGCCAGGAGATGCTGCAGAAAATTTAGCGTCTGGTGCAGAAATTGGTGTAACAAGACGAACAAGACGCTACTAGTCCTTGGAGCAACTCTGGGCCTTCCTGCCTTCTATATGACTCTCTGGCTGCTCCTCTCACCTGGTTTGTCCACTCTCGCTGCCCACTTCCACCCCGCCTCCTGCACCGTCGCCTCCAGTGTGGTTCTCGAGGGGATTAACAACTGTTCCTGGAGTTCGTGTCGGCAAGGGTGCACGTTGAGTGAGCTGTACCTCTGTTGGCAGGTGTTTGTCTTTGTGCAGGTGTTGTACGAGAATCAGTCCTCTCCGGCCCGTCGGCGCAGGGATGTGGAGGATGTGAGGCCTCTACCTGTCCCTGTTACACCTGTCCCTGGCAATTCTGTATCTCCTGTCACACCTGTCTCTGTAAACCCAGTCTCCCTTCCCACACCTGTCGATATTGTCTCTCCTATTACACCTGTCACATCCGCCAGTCCTATCACACCTGTCAATTCTGTTAAATCTATCTCCTCTGTCTCTGTCACGCctgtcatttcttcctcctctgctacACCTGTCTCTTTCACCTCACCTGTACCTGATTCCGCCCCTGTCCCCTCACTCAGCTTGATGAAGAACCAGTCAAGGGAACAGgtgaagaaaggtgaaggaacgGTCTTATCTGTCACCTCTGATTCCTTAATGCGTAACCAGTCAGAGAAACAGGTGAAGGACGGTGGAGATAAATTGACTCTTTCACCTGTCACCTCACCTCCACCCAAGAAGAACCAGTCTAGAGGAGAACAGGTGAAGAGGAGTGAGAATTCTACAATCTCACCTGATTCCTTTACGAAAAAACAATCAAAGGAACAGGTAAAGGAGAAAGGTGAGGATAGATTAACTTCCTCACCTGTCACCTTACCTCCTCCTAAGAAGAACCAGTCAAGGGAAGAACAGGTGAATGGAAATAAGGATAATCTTACACCCTCACCTGTTTCCTCACGTGTTTCCCCTCCTGTTCTCCCATCTGCGACACCTACAACTCTTTCAAAATCTACCACAACTGTTTCCACACTTaccacacctgtcacacctTCCACACCTTCCACTTTCACTCCACAGTCTCAGGAACCCCAAACTAACACTAAGGAACCTGACGACGACCTGAATCCAGACGAAATGGGGTTCCTCCTGCCGAAGGGACCTGGCTCACTCACACGCCTGCGTATAAACGTGGAGGGTTGTGGCTACGATTCGTGTGACACCTGGTGGCAGCAGTACGGGCGTCTGGGCAGCACTTACACCTGTTACCTGAGCGCTGACGGGAGCATAGCAGTACCTGAAGTGGATCTGGAGGAGGCGAAAACGAAGGTAGTACTGGGAATGCTGCCTTTAGTACTCATGACTGTCGCTGTGGTGGTTCTGTACGTGTTCTACTGGCCCAAGAAAAGTAACAGACGCAAGGACAACCCGAAGAAGGTGCAGGAGGTGAAGTGGGAGCAAGCGCGTCATCTGATCCTAAAGCAAATTGAGAAGAAGAACAAGCCCATGCAGTTTGATCCTTTACTGGTGAAGGAGGCGCTGCGCAGCAACCAGGTGGCGCCGAGTACCTTGGCGGTGAAGGGCgggaagaagaggtag